The stretch of DNA agtcgggtgaggcagtgacagtagtgattatctggagggagtcaggagaggcagtgacagtagtgattatctggagggagtctggagaggcagtgacagtagtgattgtctggagggagtcgggagaggcagtgacagcagtgattatctggagggagtcgggagaggcagtgacagtagtgattatctggagggagtcgggagagacagtgacagtagtgattatctggagggagtctggagaggcagtgacagtagtgattatctggagggagtcgggagaggcagtgacagtagtgattatctggagggagtcgggagaggcagtgacagtagtgattatctggacggagtctggagaggcagtgacagtagtgattatctggagggagtcgggagaggcagtgacagtcgtgattatctggagggagtcgggagaggcagtgacagtagtgattatctggagggagtcgtgagaggcagtgacagtagtgattatctggagggagtctggagaggcagtgacagtagtgataatctggagggagtcgggagagacaGTGacggtagtgattatctggagggagtctggagaggcagtgacagtagtgattgtcTGGAGGGAGTCGGCAGAGGCAATGTCAGcagtgattacctggagggagtcgggagaggcagtgacagtagtgattatctggagggagtctgaagaggcagtgacagttgtgattatctggagggagtctggagaggcagtgacagcagtgattacctggagggagtcgggagaggcagtgacagtagtgattacctggagggagtcgggagaggcagtgacagtagtgattacctggagggagtcgggagaggcaatgacagtagtgattatctggagggagtcgggagagacaGTGacggtagtgattatctggagggagtcgggagaggcagtgacagtagtgattatctggagagtgtcgggagaggcagtgacagtagtgataatctggagggagtcgggagagacaGTGacggtagtgattatctggagggagtctggagaggcagtgacagtagtgattgtcTGGAGGGAGTCGGCAGAGGCAGTGTCAGcagtgattacctggagggagtcgggagaggcagtgacagtagtgattatctggagggagtctgaagaggcagtgacagttgtgattatctggagggagtctggagaggcagtgacagcagtgattacctggagggagtcgggagaggcagtgacagtagtgattacctggagggagtcgggagaggcagtgacagtagtgattacctggagggagtcgggagaggcagtgacagtggtgattatctggagggagtctgaAGAGGcaatgacagtagtgattatctggagggagtcgggagagacaGTGacggtagtgattatctggagggagtcgggagaggcagtgacagtagtgattatctggagagtgtcgggagaggcagtgacagtagtgattatctggagggagtcgggagaggcagtgacagcagtgattatctggagggagtcgggagaggcagtgacagcagtgattatctggagggagtcgggagaggcagtgacagtagtgattatctggagggagtcgggagaggcagtgacagtagtgattatctggagggagtcgggagaggcggtgacagtagtgattatctggagggagtcgggagaggcagtgacagtagtgattatctggagggagtcgggagaggcagtgacattagtgattatctggagggagtcgggaggggcagtgacagcagtgattatctggagggagtctgaAGAGGcaatgacagtagtgattatctggagggagtcgggagagacaGTGacggtagtgattatctggagggagtcgggagaggcagtgacagtagtgattatctggagggagtcgggagaggcagtgacagtagtgattatctggagggagtcgggagaggcagtgacagcagtgattatctggagggagtcgggagaggcagtgacagcagtgattatctggagggagtcgggagaggcagtgacagtagtgattacctggagggagtcgggagtggCAGTGACAGTTGTGATTATccagagggagtcgggagaggcagtgacagtagtgattatctggagggagtcgggagaggcagtgacagcagtcattacctggagggagtcgggtgaggcagtgacagtagtgattgtctggagggagtcaggagaggcagtgacagcagtcattacctggagggagtcgggtgaggcagtgacagtagtgattatctggagggagtcaggagaggcagtgacagtagtgattatctggagggagtctggagaggcagtgacagtagtgattgtctggagggagtcgggagaggcagtgacagcagtgattatctggagggagtcgggagaggcagtgacagtagtgattatctggagggagtcgggagagacagtgacagtagtgattatctggagggagtctggagaggcagtgacagtagtgattatctggagggagtcgggagagacaGTGacggtagtgattatctggagggagtctggagaggcagtgacagtagtgattgtcTGGAGGGAGTCGGCAGAGGCAATGTCAGcagtgattacctggagggagtcgggagaggcagtgacagtagtgattatctggagggagtctgaagaggcagtgacagttgtgattatctggagggagtctggagaggcagtgacagcagtgattacctggagggagtcgggagaggcagtgacagtagtgattacctggagggagtcgggagaggcagtgacagtagtgattacctggagggagtcgggagaggcagtgacagtagtgattatctggagggagtctggagaggcagtgacagtagtgataatctggagggagtcgggagagacaGTGacggtagtgattatctggagggagtctggagaggcagtgacagtagtgattgtcTGGAGGGAGTCGGCAGAGGCAATGTCAGcagtgattacctggagggagtcgggagaggcagtgacagtagtgattatctggagggagtctgaagaggcagtgacagttgtgattatctggagggagtctggagaggcagtgacagcagtgattacctggagggagtcgggagaggcagtgacagtagtgattacctggagggagtcgggagaggcagtgacagtagtgattacctggagggagtcgggagaggcaatgacagtagtgattatctggagggagtcgggagagacaGTGacggtagtgattatctggagggagtcgggagaggcagtgacagtagtgattatctggagagtgtcgggagaggcagtgacagtagtgataatctggagggagtcgggagagacaGTGacggtagtgattatctggagggagtctggagaggcagtgacagtagtgattgtcTGGAGGGAGTCGGCAGAGGCAGTGTCAGcagtgattacctggagggagtcgggagaggcagtgacagtagtgattatctggagggagtctgaagaggcagtgacagttgtgattatctggagggagtctggagaggcagtgacagcagtgattacctggagggagtcgggagaggcagtgacagtagtgattacctggagggagtcgggagaggcagtgacagtagtgattacctggagggagtcgggagaggcagtgacagtggtgattatctggagggagtctgaAGAGGcaatgacagtagtgattatctggagggagtcgggagagacaGTGacggtagtgattatctggagggagtcgggagaggcagtgacagtagtgattatctggagagtgtcgggagaggcagtgacagtagtgattatctggagggagtcgggagaggcagtgacagcagtgattatctggagggagtcgggagaggcagtgacagcagtgattatctggagggagtcgggagaggcagtgacagtagtgattatctggagggagtcgggagaggcagtgacagtagtgattatctggagggagtcgggagaggcggtgacagtagtgattatctggagggagtcgggagaggcagtgacagtagtgattatctggagggagtcgggagaggcagtgacattagtgattatctggagggagtcgggaggggcagtgacagcagtgattatctggagggagtcgggagaggcagtgacagtagtgattatctggagggagtctggagaggcagtgacagtagtgattgtcTGGAAGGAGAcggcagaggcagtgacagtagtgattgtctggagggagtcgggagaggcagtgacagcagtgattatctggagggagtcgggagaggcagtgacagtagtgattatctggagggagtcgggagaggcagtgacagcagtgattatctggagggagtcgggagaggcagtgacagcagtgattatctggagggagtcgggagaggcagtgacagcagtgattgtctggagggagtcgggagaggcagtgacagcagtgattatctggagggagtcgggagaggcagtgacagcagtgattatctggagggagtcgggagaggcagtgacagcagtgattatctggagggagtcgggagaggcagtggcagtcgtgattatctggagggagtcgggagaggcggtgacagtagtgattatctggagggagtcgggagaggcagtgacagtagtgattatctggagggagtcgggagaggcagtgacattagtgattatctggagggagtcgggaggggcagtgacagcagtgattatctggagggagtctggagaggcagtgacagtagtgattatctggagggagtcgggagaggcagtgacagtagtgattgtcTGGAAGGAGAcggcagaggcagtgacagtagtgattgtctggagggagtcgggagagacagtgacagtagtgattatctggagggagtctggagaggcagtgacagtagtgattatctggagggagtcgggagaggcagtgacagtagtgattgtcTGGAGGGAGTCggcagaggcagtgacagcagtgattacctggagggagtcgggagaggcagtgacagtagtgattatctggagggagtctgaagaggcagtgacagtagtgattatctggagggagtcgggagaggcagtgacagtagtgattgtcTGGAGGGAGTCggcagaggcagtgacagcagtgattacctggagggagtcgggagaggcagtgacagtagtgattatctggagggagtctggagaggcagtgacagtagtgattatctggagggagtcgggagaggcagtgacagtagtgattgtcTGGAAGGAGAcggcagaggcagtgacagtagtgattgtctggagggagtcgggagagacagtgacagtagtgattatctggagggagtctggagaggcagtgacagtagtgattatctggagggagtcgggagaggcagtgacagtagtgattgtcTGGAGGGAGTCggcagaggcagtgacagcagtgattacctggagggagtcgggagaggcagtgacagtagtgattatctggagggagtctgaagaggcagtgacagtagtgattatctggagggagtcgggagaggcagtgacagtagtgattgtcTGGAGGGAGTCggcagaggcagtgacagcagtgattacctggagggagtcgggagaggcagtgacagtagtgattacctggagggagtcgggagaggcagtgacagtggtgattacctggagggagtctgAAGAGGcaatgacagtagtgattatctggagggagtctgaagaggcagtgacagttgtgattatctggagggagtctcgagaggcagtgacagcagtgattacctggagggagtcgggagaggcagtgacagtagtgattacctggagggagtcgggagaggcagtgacagtagtgattacctggagggagtcgggagaggcagtgacagtggtgattacctggagggagtctgAAGAGGcaatgacagtagtgattatctggagggagtcgggagaggcagtgacagcagtgattatctggagggagtcgggagaggcagtgacagcagtgattatctggagggagtcgggagaggcagtgacagtagtgattatctggagggagtcgggagaggcagtgacagtagtgattatcttgagggagtcgggagaggcagtgacattagtgattatctggagggagtcgggagaggcagtgacagtagtgattatctggagggagtcgggagaggcagtgacagcagtgattatctggagggagttggGAGAGGCAGTGAccgtagtgattatctggagggagtcgggagaggcagtgacagcagtgattatctggagggagtcgggagaggcagtgacagtagtgattatcaggagggagtcgggagaggcagtgacagtagtgattatcaggagggagtcgggagaggcagtgacagtagtgattatctggagggagtctggagaggcagtgacagtagtgattatctggagggagtcgggagaggcagtgacagaagtgattatctggagggagtcgggagaggcagtgacagtagtgattatctggagggagtcgggagaggcagtgacagtagtgattatctggagggagtctggagaggcagtgacagtagtgattatcagGAGGGAGTCAGGAGAGGcatgacagtagtgattatctggagggagtcgggagaggcagtgacagtagtgattatcaggagggagtcgggagaggcagtgacagtagtgattatctggagggagtcaggagaggcagtgacagtagtgattatctggagggagtcgggagaggcagtgacagtagtgattgtctggagggagtctggagaggcagtgacagtagtgattacctggagggagtcgggagaggcagtgacagtagtgattatctggagggagtcgggagaggcagtgacagtagtgattatctggacggagtctggagaggcagtgacagtgtgattATCAGGAGGGAGtcaggagaggcagtgacagtagtgattatctggagggagtcgggagaggcagtgacagtagtgattatcaggagggagtcgggagaggcagtgacagtagtgattatctggagggagtctggagaggcagtgacagtagtgattacctggagggagtcgggagaggcagtgacagtagtgattatctggagggagtcgggagaggcagtgacagtagtgattatctggagggagtcgggagaggcagtgacagcagtgattatctggagggagtcgggagaggcagtgacagtagtgattatctggagggagtcgggagaggcagtgacagtagtgattatctggagggagtcgggagaggcagtgacagcagtgattatctggagggagtcgggagaggcagtgacagcagtgattatctggagggagtcggcagaggcagtgacagtagtgattacctggagggagtcgggagtggCAGTGACAGTTGTGATTATccagagggagtcgggagaggcagtgacagtagtgattatctggagggagtcgggagaggcagtgacagcagtcattacctggagggagtcgggtgaggcagtgacagtagtgattatctggagggagtcaggagaggcagtgacagtagtgattatctggagggagtctggagaggcagtgacagtagtgattgtctggagggagtcgggagaggcagtgacagcagtgattatctggagggagtcgggagaggcagtgacagtagtgattatctggagggagtcgggagagacagtgacagtagtgattatctggagggagtctggagaggcagtgacagtagtgattatctggagggagtcgggagaggcagtgacagtagtgattatctggagggagtcgggagaggcagtgacagtagtgattatctggacggagtctggagaggcagtgacagtagtgattatctggagggagtcgggagaggcagtgacagtcgtgattatctggagggagtcgggagaggcagtgacagtagtgattatctggagggagtcgtgagaggcagtgacagtagtgattatctggagggagtctggagaggcagtgacagtagtgataatctggagggagtcgggagagacaGTGacggtagtgattatctggagggagtctggagaggcagtgacagtagtgattgtcTGGAGGGAGTCGGCAGAGGCAATGTCAGcagtgattacctggagggagtcgggagaggcagtgacagtagtgattatctggagggagtctgaagaggcagtgacagttgtgattatctggagggagtctggagaggcagtgacagcagtgattacctggagggagtcgggagaggcagtgacagtagtgattacctggagggagtcgggagaggcagtgacagtagtgattacctggagggagtcgggagaggcaatgacagtagtgattatctggagggagtcgggagagacaGTGacggtagtgattatctggagggagtcgggagaggcagtgacagtagtgattatctggagagtgtcgggagaggcagtgacagtagtgataatctggagggagtcgggagagacaGTGacggtagtgattatctggagggagtctggagaggcagtgacagtagtgattgtcTGGAGGGAGTCGGCAGAGGCAGTGTCAGcagtgattacctggagggagtcgggagaggcagtgacagtagtgattatctggagggagtctgaagaggcagtgacagttgtgattatctggagggagtctggagaggcagtgacagcagtgattacctggagggagtcgggagaggcagtgacagtagtgattacctggagggagtcgggagaggcagtgacagtagtgattacctggagggagtcgggagaggcagtgacagtggtgattatctggagggagtctgaAGAGGcaatgacagtagtgattatctggagggagtcgggagagacaGTGacggtagtgattatctggagggagtcgggagaggcagtgacagtagtgattatctggagagtgtcgggagaggcagtgacagtagtgattatctggagggagtcgggagaggcagtgacagcagtgattatctggagggagtcgggagaggcagtgacagcagtgattatctggagggagtcgggagaggcagtgacagtagtgattatctggagggagtcgggagaggcagtgacagtagtgattatctggagggagtcgggagaggcggtgacagtagtgattatctggagggagtcgggagaggcagtgacagtagtgattatctggagggagtcgggagaggcagtgacattagtgattatctggagggagtcgggaggggcagtgacagcagtgattatctggagggagtctgaAGAGGcaatgacagtagtgattatctggagggagtcgggagagacaGTGacggtagtgattatctggagggagtcgggagaggcagtgacagtagtgattatctggagggagtcgggagaggcagtgacagtagtgattatctggagggagtcgggagaggcagtgacagcagtgattatctggagggagtcgggagaggcagtgacagcagtgattatctggagggagtcgggagaggcagtgacagtagtgattacctggagggagtcgggagtggCAGTGACAGTTGTGATTATccagagggagtcgggagaggcagtgacagtagtgattatctggagggagtcgggagaggcagtgacagcagtcattacctggagggagtcgggtgaggcagtgacagtagtgattgtctggagggagtcaggagaggcagtgacagcagtcattacctggagggagtcgggtgaggcagtgacagtagtgattatctggagggagtcaggagaggcagtgacagtagtgattatctggagggagtctggagaggcagtgacagtagtgattgtctggagggagtcgggagaggcagtgacagcagtgattatctggagggagtcgggagaggcagtgacagtagtgattatctggagggagtcgggagagacagtgacagtagtgattatctggagggagtctggagaggcagtgacagtagtgattatctggagggagtcgggagagacaGTGacggtagtgattatctggagggagtctggagaggcagtgacagtagtgattgtcTGGAGGGAGTCGGCAGAGGCAATGTCAGcagtgattacctggagggagtcgggagaggcagtgacagtagtgattatctggagggagtctgaagaggcagtgacagttgtgattatctggagggagtctggagaggcagtgacagcagtgattacctggagggagtcgggagaggcagtgacagtagtgattacctggagggagtcgggagaggcagtgacagtagtgattacctggagggagtcgggagaggcagtgacagtagtgattatctggagggagtctggagaggcagtgacagtagtgataatctggagggagtcgggagagacaGTGacggtagtgattatctggagggagtctggagaggcagtgacagtagtgattgtcTGGAGGGAGTCGGCAGAGGCAATGTCAGcagtgattacctggagggagtcgggagaggcagtgacagtagtgattatctggagggagtctgaagaggcagtgacagttgtgattatctggagggagtctggagaggcagtgacagcagtgattacctggagggagtcgggagaggcagtgacagtagtgattacctggagggagtcgggagaggcagtgacagtagtgattacctggagggagtcgggagaggcaatgacagtagtgattatctggagggagtcgggagagacaGTGacggtagtgattatctggagggagtcgggagaggcagtgacagtagtgattatctggagagtgtcgggagaggcagtgacagtagtgataatctggagggagtcgggagagacaGTGacggtagtgattatctggagggagtctggagaggcagtgacagtagtgattgtcTGGAGGGAGTCGGCAGAGGCAGTGTCAGcagtgattacctggagggagtcgggagaggcagtgacagtagtgattatctggagggagtctgaagaggcagtgacagttgtgattatctggagggagtctggagaggcagtgacagcagtgattacctggagggagtcgggagaggcagtgacagtagtgattacctggagggagtcgggagaggcagtgacagtagtgattacctggagggagtcgggagaggcagtgacagtggtgattatctggagggagtctgaAGAGGcaatgacagtagtgattatctggagggagtcgggagagacaGTGacggtagtgattatctggagggagtcgggagaggcagtgacagtagtgattatctggagagtgtcgggagaggcagtgacagtagtgattatctggagggagtcgggagaggcagtgacagcagtgattatctggagggagtcgggagaggcagtgacagcagtgattatctggagggagtcgggagaggcagtgacagtagtgattatctggagggagtcgggagaggcagtgacagtagtgattatctggagggagtcgggagaggcggtgacagtagtgattatctggagggagtcgggagaggcagtgacagtagtgattatctggagggagtcgggagaggcagtgacattagtgattatctggagggagtcgggaggggcagtgacagcagtgattatctggagggagtcgggagaggcagtgacagtagtgattatctggagggagtctggagaggcagtgacagtagtgattgtcTGGAAGGAGAcggcagaggcagtgacagtagtgattgtctggagggagtcgggagaggcagtgacagcagtgattatctggagggagtcgggagaggcagtgacagtagtgattatctggagggagtcgggagaggcagtgacagcagtgattatctggagggagtcgggagaggcagtgacagcagtgattatctggagggagtcgggagaggcagtgacagcagtgattgtctggagggagtcgggagaggcagtgacagcagtgattatctggagggagtcgggagaggcagtgacagcagtgattatctggagggagtcgggagaggcagtgacagcagtgattatctggagggagtcgggagaggcagtggcagtcgtgattatctggagggagtcgggagaggcggtgacagtagtgattatctggagggagtcgggagaggcagtgacagtagtgattatctggagggagtcgggagaggcagtgacattagtgattatctggagggagtcgggaggggcagtgacagcagtgattatctggagggagtctggagaggcagtgacagtagtgattatctggagggagtcgggagaggcagtgacagtagtgattgtcTGGAAGGAGAcggcagaggcagtgacagtagtgattgtctggagggagtcgggagagacagtgacagtagtgattatctggagggagtctggagaggcagtgacagtagtgattatctggagggagtcgggagaggcagtgacagtagtgattgtcTGGAGGGAGTCggcagaggcagtgacagcagtgattacctggagggagtcgggagaggcagtgacagtagtgattatctggagggagtctgaagaggcagtgacagtagtgattatctggagggagtcgggagaggcagtgacagtagtgattgtcTGGAGGGAGTCggcagaggcagtgacagcagtgattacctggagggagtcgggagaggcagtgacagtagtgattatctggagggagtctggagaggcagtgacagtagtgattatctggagggagtcgggagaggcagtgacagtagtgattgtcTGGAAGGAGAcggcagaggcagtgacagtagtgattgtctggagggagtcgggagagacagtgacagtagtgattatctggagggagtctggagaggcagtgacagtagtgattatctggagggagtcgggagaggcagtgacagtagtgattgtcTG from Heterodontus francisci isolate sHetFra1 chromosome 11, sHetFra1.hap1, whole genome shotgun sequence encodes:
- the LOC137375064 gene encoding mucin-2-like — translated: MVCSTALIKVTNGIPYNCDKDERVHPKDGKNVEVSHKDSIITTVTASPDSLLVITTVTAAPDSLRVITAVTASPDSQQLITAVTASPDSLQIITTVTASHDSLRVITTVTASPDSLRIITAVTASPDSLQIITTVIASSDSLQVITTVTASPDSLQVITAVTASADSLQTITTVTASPDSLQIITTVTASSDSLQIITTVTASPDSLQVITAVTASADSLQTITTVTASPDSLQIITTVTASPDSLQIITTVTVSPDSLQTITTVTASAVSFQTITTVTASPDSLQIITTVTASPDSLQIITTVTASPDSLQVITAVTASADSLQTITTVTASPDSLQIITTVTASSDSLQIITTVTASPDSLQIITTVTVSPDSLQIITTVIASSDSLQIITTVTASPDSLQIITTVTVSPDSLQIITTVIASPDSLQIITTVTASPDSLWIITTVTATPDSLQIITTVTVSPDSLQIITTVIASSDSLQIITTVTASPDSLQIITTVTVSPDSLQIITTVIASPDSLQIITTVTASPDSLWIITTVTATPDSLQIITAVTASPDSLQIITTVIASSDSLQVITTVTASPDSLQVITAVTASADSLQTITTVTASPDSLQIITTVTASSDSLQIITTVTASPDSLQVITAVTASADSLQTITTVTASPDSLQIITTVTASPDSLQIITTVTVSPDSLQTITTVTASAVSFQTITTVTASPDSLQIITTVTASPDSLQIITTVTASPDSLQVITAVTASADSLQTITTVTASPDSLQIITTVTASSDSLQIITTVTASPDSLQIITTVTVSPDSLQIITTVIASSDSLQIITTVTASPDSLQIITTVTVSPDSLQIITTVIASPDSLQIITTVTASPDSLWIITTVTATPDSLQIITTVTVSPDSLQIITTVIASSDSLQIITTVTASPDSLQIITTVTVSPDSLQIITTVIASPDSLQIITTVTASPDSLWIITTVTATPDSLQIITTVTASPDSLQIITTVTVSPDSLQIITTVIASSDSLQIITTVTASPDSLQIITTVTASPDSLQIITTVTVSPDSLQIITTVIASSDSLQIITTVTASPDSLQTITTVTASPDSLQIITTVTASADSLQTITAVTASPDSLWIITTVTATPDSLQVITTVTASPDSLQIITTVTASPDSLQIITTVTASPDSLQVISTFTASPDSLQIITTVTAFPDSLQIITTVTASPDSLQIITTVTASPDHLQVITTVTASPDSLQVITTVTASADFLQVISTVTASPDSLQVITTVTASADFLQIITIACIYTCLQHGKTSQSTSQERYQVKLDTQPCKETVGQMIKCLLKEEGDDTWETSAQKGSQGNHKESHSRGWQEVENMEKGE